The proteins below are encoded in one region of Toxoplasma gondii ME49 chromosome IV, whole genome shotgun sequence:
- a CDS encoding peptidyl-tRNA hydrolase, putative (encoded by transcript TGME49_211240~Signal peptide predicted by SignalP 2.0 HMM (probability 0.973) with cleavage site probability 0.535 at residue 36~Predicted trans-membrane domain (TMHMM2.0):14-37), with translation MHAWTDWRLGLPAEAGTLWWIFLWLSLGACLGLLAAASLRRFPNISRRPRLQNASKVTQREGDAKSDPESGDSEDEDGESFKMVLCVRQDLSMGKGKIAAQCGHATLGAYRQAARRQDPFLAPWTMSGQKKIAVKIKDETEMLALHAEAKKKGVNAYAVCDAGRTQVPAGSLTVLAVGPGPESLVDDVTGRLKLL, from the exons ATGCATGCTTGGACAGACTGGAGACTTG GCTTGCCGGCAGAGGCGGGAACGCTCTGGTGGATCTTCCTGTGGCTTTCCCTCGGCGCGTGTCTGGGCCTCTTGGCGGCGGCCAGCCTCAGGCGCTtcccgaatataagccgaagGCCGCGCCTGCAGAACGCCAGCAAGGTCACCCAGCGAGAGGGCGACGCAAAGAGCGACCCGGAGTccggcgacagcgaggatgaagacggagagagctTCAAGATGGTTTTGTGTGTTAGACAAG ACCTGAGCATGGGGAAAGGAAAGATCGCAGCGCAGTGCGGTCACGCGACTCTCGGGGCGTACAGACAGGCGGCGCGGCGCCAGGACCCTTTCCTAGCTCCTTGGACCATGTCTGGACAAAAGAAAATTGCAGTGAAAATCAAG gacgagacagaaatgcTGGCTTTGCAcgcagaagcaaagaagaaaggagtgAATGCTTACGCCGTTTGTGacgct GGCCGGACGCAAGTCCCTGCAGGCTCCTTGACCGTCCTCGCCGTCGGACCCG gCCCGGAGAGCCTCGTCGACGACGTGACTGGACGCTTGAAGCTGCTGTAA
- a CDS encoding eukaryotic initiation factor-2B, alpha subunit, putative (encoded by transcript TGME49_211230): MAAEVEQQNGAEGAMETGERGAVALEGERRETFRRLRESASSCGGEGEKDVEDFQPLQMQVIDAFWRCFTSEQNDLALAAVHALGTIARISRATSVFQLFVHLRAASDALEIYAGREDVLLYISQLTSIKRLTTLPLRSACLLYQQFGLRHHQRRPDISLEELRDLLVAQSAKFAARILQSKQTIADIGQIMFTKDQMVVLTHGRSSCVEKLLRDAWVKHKKRFSVIVTRHEEKPGYFVRTDVDLLMESISANGIPVSNTSVCSIGRLMAKIDMVVVGAEAVAENGGIVNRVGTSTIAMVARQHCVPFYVACEACKFTRMHVFQKDDARRCIVFDKADSDDLETLDSPKDYGEYLDYTDPELISLLFTDLGIFAPRNVSDELTTLYESS, translated from the exons ATGGCTGCAGAGGTCGAGCAGCAGAACGGAGCGGAGGGCGCgatggagacaggcgagagaggagcagtTGCCTTGGAAGGAGAGCGGCGAGAAACCTTTCGCCGACTCCGGGAGTCTGCAAGCAGCTgcggaggcgagggagaaaaggatgTCGAAGACTTCCAGCCTCTTCAAATGCAAGTGATCGACGCGTTTTGGCGGTGCTTCACTTCTGAACAGAACGACTTGGCTCTCGCAGCTGTCCACGCCCTCGGCACAATCGCGCGCAT ATCTCGAGCTACGTCTGTTTTTCAACTTTTTGTGCACTTGCGGGCGGCCAGCGACGCCCTGGAAATTTACGCCGGGCGCGAGGATGTACTTCTCTACATCAGTCAACTCACAAGCATCAAG aggTTGACGACTCTCCCCCTTCGTTCCGCATGCTTGCTCTACCAGCAGTTTGGGCTGCGACACCATCAGAGGCGTCCTGACATC AGTCTCGAGGAGCTGCGGGACCTGCTGGTGGCGCAGTCGGCCAAGTTCGCCGCGCGAATTCTGCAAAGCAAACAGACTATCGCAGACATCG GGCAAATTATGTTTACGAAAGATCAGATGGTCGTCCTCACTCACGGCCGGTCGTCTTGCGTGGAGAAACTTTTGCGCGACGCATGGGTGAAGCACAAAAAGCGTTTTTCGGTGATTGTTACGCGTCACGAGGAAAAGCCTGGATACTTCGTGAGAACGGATGT GGACCTCCTGATGGAAAGCATCTCCGCAAACGGAATTCCGGTGTCGAATACCTCTGTCTGCTCCATCGGGCGCCTCATGGCCAAAATCGACATGGTCGTCGTCGGCGCAGAAGCAGTGGCAGAGAACGGAGGCATCGTCAATCGA GTCGGTACCTCGACGATCGCGATGGTGGCTCGGCAGCACTGTGTGCCATTTTACGTTGCATGCGAAGCGTGTAAAttcacgcgcatgcatgttttTCAGAAAGACGACGCCCGTCGATGTATTGTCTTTGACAAGGCGGACTCCGACGAT CTGGAGACGCTGGACTCGCCGAAGGACTACGGGGAGTATCTCGACTACACAGACCCAGAGTTgatttctctgctcttcacAGACCTGGGGATTTTCGCTCCGAGAAACGTCTCCGACGAACTCACCACTCTATACGAATCGTCCTAG
- a CDS encoding hypothetical protein (encoded by transcript TGME49_211220), protein MAAFSPQLQRRPSAPASSSPSSSPSPCSTPGCEGTCMRCSPSLSQVLNLRFSDGSFLLSHLHSLLRHRLHLASRGFLHSPLPLSLLVASSSSSFSSSAPSSSSASSYAASSALPPSLSRLEASLESTASPLQRWRKQATHASPRKETGRETGTETPRREEPPPPHSVEAVALELSRKLSCCLQLKEKTSVLLLGPPGSGKTTALELALNTVQRLAREQREQQASLHFKHENRDDLKSKKAETKDKDASASSSDYASSCVSSPLRPARPSSLSSLPSSPPSLLSSGLSSSSLSSSPPALLSSSPPSLLSSSSPASLAPAALLPDLLVVRLSCPLYRDDASLLHAIVSQLGRDLRCQKTPAASASVEELSHTLRLILEDSCSLFGRAVVIVLDRFERCCLDASGERRRQQLLYNLFDLQHSSDLQICTVCVSAVLDITQHMEKRIRSRFSLQTLYVAGPSSLPRFTAFLRRNLLRVSSPLLLRTAVESARRETSFCAALAGAARAREEEVREREAWRGKRRKGVETRAAEEEAALALLLEPAWTPTAEDLWRAEVFARAFAAALEEEFTSHRFRETFFRNFALGRSARCFFSEIIDAILSLSVTCELFESDKKLTLSPTLSPTLSPVLSPTLSPALSRIPRSCGEGLSPLSARSFALSPRRDSQRARDSFSPRSPRTSSLQGEENQVPENRSRSTEEFVDGDIRDGGARRPDASSLADQGCPRSFVSPLSVCCPEQPATPGRREEATSRRSAEDDQTQFARLCGGLLREKKTFSVFPELSLVEHLVLGAMTRLHARRRAPKTFHAVVEQVALLYADLDVKLQHPSAESLRRAFLRLVDLGVLQLCSYALQTVGLTGVASDPFGTYVPCKFPEHAAYKKTLETLRVPGAMKEWVRAVEFRDL, encoded by the exons atggccgccttctctccccagcTCCAGCGCAGACCCTCTGCaccagcttcttcttccccttcttcctctccttctccctgttcGACGCCGGGGTGTGAAGgcacctgcatgcgttgctctccttctttaAGCCAAGTTCTGAATTTGCGCTTCTCCGACGgatcttttctcctctctcatctCCACAGTCTCCTGCGGCATCGCCTCCACCTCGCTTCCcgtggatttctccacagtcctctgcctctgtctctcctcgttgcctcgtcttcttcctctttttcttcctccgcgccttcctcttcgtctgcctcttcttaTGCTGCCTCCTCGGCTCTACCTCCGTCGCTCAGCCGCCTGGAAGCTTCCCTGGAGTCGACTGCCTCTCCGCTGCAGCGGTGGCGGAAGcaggcgacgcatgcgtcgccacgaaaggagacaggaagggagacagggacggagacacctcgtCGCGAGGAGCCTCCGCCCCCGCACTCGGTGGAGGCGGTGGCGCTGGAGTTGTCGAGGAAGTTGAGTTGTTGCCTGCAgttgaaggagaagacgagtgTGTTGCTTCTAGGTCCTCCTGGGTCTGGAAAAACGACTGCTCTCGAGCTCGCTCTCAACACCGTGCAGCGTCTCGCGCGAGAGCAGCGCGAGCAGcaggcgtctctccacttcaagcatgaaaacagagacgaccTCAAGAGcaagaaagcggagacaaaggacaaggatgcctctgcttcttcctccgactATGCGtcctcctgtgtctcctcccctcttcgtcctgcgcgtccgtcctctctctcttctctcccatcttctccgccgtctcttctctcttctggtctctcttcttcttctctgtcttcttctccccctgctcttctctcttcgtctccgccgtctctcctctcttcttcgtcgcctgcgtctctcgccccTGCAGCGCTGCTTCCCGACCTGTTAGTGGTACGGCTGTCTTGTCCGCTGTACAGAGACGACGCgtcgctgctgcatgcgattGTCTCCCAACTGGGGAGGGACTTGCGCTGCCAAAAAACTCctgctgcctctgcgtccgtCGAGGAGCTCTCTCACACGCTTCGGCTTATACTCGAAGACAGCTGCTCGCTGTTCGGGCGCGCCGTGGTGATCGTCCTGGACCGCTTCGAGCGCTGCTGTCTTGACGCCTCAGGggaacggaggagacagcagctgcTGTACAACCTCTTTGACCTGCAACACAGTAGCGACCTGCAGATTTGcactgtgtgtgtctctgccgttCTGGACATCACGCAACATATGGAGAAGCGCATTCGCAGTCGCTTCTCGCTGCAGACGCTGTACGTCGCGgggccttcctcgctgccgCGGTTCACAGCCTTTCTCCGGAGAAAccttctccgcgtctcgagtcctcttctgctccgcACTGCCGTGGAGTCGGCTCGGCGAGAGACCAGCTTCTGCGCAGCTCTGGCGGGGgcggcgcgcgcgagagaagaagaggtccgagagcgagaggcatggcgagggaagaggcggaagggtgtggagacgcgagcggccgaggaggaggcggcgctcgctctccttctcgagCCGGCATGGACGCCGACTGCAGAAGACCTCTGGCGCGCAGAAGTCTTCGCGCGCGCCTTCGCGGCCGCGCTTGAGGAAGAGTTCACCTCTCACAGGTTCAGG GAGACGTTTTTCAGGAACTTCGCTCTGGGTCGCAGCGcgcgttgcttcttctccgagaTCATCGACGCgattttgtctctttctgtgacTTGCGAACTCTTCGAGTCGGACAAGAAACTGACTCTCAGTCCGACTCTCAGTCCGACTCTTAGTCCGGTTCTCAGCCCGACTCTCAGTCCGGCTCTCAGTCGGATCCCTCGTTCGTGTGGAGAGGGTCTCTCCCCGCTTTCTGCGCGGTCCTTCGCACTCTCGCCTCGGCGCGACTCCCAGCGCGCTCGAgattcgttttctccacgTTCCCCGCGAACCTCGTCACtccagggagaagagaaccaGGTGCCTGAGAACCGCAGTCGATCCACCGAGGAGTTCGTGGACGGAGACATTCGAGACGGCGGAGCGCGACGACCGGACGCGAGCTCGCTGGCAGACCAGGGATGTCCGCggtcgttcgtctctcctctttctgtgtgttgCCCCGAGCAGCCAGCGACTccgggaaggagagaggaagcaacgagTCGGCGATCCGCCGAAGACGACCAGACACAGTTTGCGCGCCTGTGCGGCGGACTgctccgagagaagaag ACTTTCAGTGTTTTCCCGGAGCTGAGTCTGGTGGAACATCTCGTCCTCGGAGCCATGacgcgactgcatgcgcgccgaAGAGCCCCGAAAACGTTCCATGCTGTCGTCGAGCAAGTCGCGCTTCTCTACGCCGACCTCGACGTCAAGCTGCAGCATCCAAGTGCAGAA AGTTTGCGtcgcgcgtttctgcgtttAGTCGACCTGGGAGTCCTCCAGCTGTGTAGTTACGCCCTGCAGACAGTCGGTCTGACGGGCGTCGCCTCAGATCCGTTCGGAACTTACGTTCCCTGTAAATTTCCAGAGCATGCAGC GTACAAGAAGACTCTTGAGACTTTGCGAGTTCCGGGAGCGATGAAAGAATGGGTGCGAGCAGTCGAGTTCCGCGATTTGTGA